The stretch of DNA CGCTTTTAATCTGTCCACAAGATCGTATCTTCAGTGCAACAGCACATAGGGTTATTGCCCATGCTGAGATATTTCAACATTAAACCCGAGTACGGTAAATCACTACCCCTTCTAGGTGGGACAGGGTAAGTTAATGGTCatacaaaaactaaaaatgttctCTCTGCTATAGATGCCCCTGATGATCTAGATGACCTGAATTTCTTGaatcagaagaagaagaaaaagaaaaccaaaaaatttGACCTGGATGAAGCGGAAGAGGCTGTTAAGGTGCGGGAGTAAACACTGGCTTCTCCATTATTGCGTAAATAATCATATTAATAATTGTGCTGCTGCTGCCATGAATCTTAAATCCCTACAATATTGTCACAGAATCTCAAAATTGAGACTGAAGTCCAGGAAGCCACAGAATCCCAAGAAGATGATCTGGATATCATGCTgggcaaaaagaagaaaaagaaaaatgtgaagttTCCAGAGGAAGACGATATGCTTGACAAAGATGAAGGTAAATATAGAGGGAGGTGTTTGAAGAATAATGTATGTGATGATTGGCACAGAAACATCTAACGCTTCACATGTTGTTGTTCAGCTTTTGAAGAAGAAGATAACAAGAAAGATGATGGAATATCCTTCAGTTCCCAGCTTGGTCCTGCATGGGCAGGCACAGAAAGGGACTATACATACGATGAGGTGAGAGATCCTTCCAAATGTTTTTGTGgctaagtaaataaaatacccAGGGctatagttgaatggataataATATTCTGTTGGCCCACGTAGTCTGCCTAGTTCCAGACCTTACACAGAAAGCACTACAAGACCTCTTCTGTTTGGGACTTCGTGTTGTGTGGCACACTTTAAGAATTTTTGGATGTGTGCAATTTACTGAACAAACACAATGGAgagcttgtttttttattattatttgacagtttattattttatttgaacctGATGTAATTATGGTCTGGCTTAACGCAACACGCAGATAGGACAAGCTTATACTTTACTAGTGGAAAATGTCCACCTTGgattcatttgttttgtaattgagtaaataaagaaacataatacgtttttgtatttgttaatctCACCTGCTCTGGATATGGTGTATTGTTTACAAAGACTTATATGAAGACCATTTTGGCTGTAACTTTGGTAAATCAGTCTAGAGCCtgtattaaacattattttacctttttatagCTACTAAACAGAGTGTTTAACATCATGCGTGAGAAAAACCCAGACATGGTGGCTGGAGAGAAGAGGAAATTTGTCATGAAGCCACCTCAGGTGGTCAGAGTAGGAACAAAGAAGACCTCCTTTGTGAACTTCACTGATATCTGCAAACTGTGAGTGATTTCTACATCAGTGTGATTGTCCACTTGCTAAATTTGCCTACATTTCTTTAATATGACGTTCTTGTCTGTTTTCAGATTACATCGTCAGCCAAAACATCTCCTGGCTTTCCTCCTAGCTGAATTGGGAACAAGGTAAATGGTTTTCCATTGTACCACTTGGGATGTTTATTCAGTAAGATACTTATGCCTAGAAACTAAGAGAATCAAACATCAATTATTGTTACATCAACGGCCTCCGGCATTATTACTGCCTTCATGGTTATAAGAGAGCAGCAGCACATTTCATTAACGCTGGGCATCGTTGTCttcagtattatatatatctttattttttataccatAGCTCACTCTTGCCAGGTGGTTAAGTAAGGGTAGCTTGGTAGTTTTTCAAACTGATGTTTCCCTCCAATGCTAATGTGACAGACTGTTTACCccaaagagcttggctggttgAATGCAGATCTAAACCAGAATCTCCCTCGGCTGTTGaattatgcattgtacagggccagctcagcttttcttgttaccagtgttggcccttcacaatGAATACTGAAGTCCTGCGAATTCTACCATAAATAAGCTCCAGTTTTATTGACTAAACTGGTGGTAGGAGATCTGAAATATTTCACGTCCCTGACTTACTTTGAATAATGTAGAGCCAGGCTCACTCTTCATAATGCATGTAACGTTTGGTTTAGGAATTGTTTAGTCTACGTTGTGCTGATTTTGCTTTTCCTTTCTTCCCTGCCAGTGGATCCATAGATGGTAACAACCAGTTAGTAATCAAAGGCAGATTCCAGCAGAAGCAAATTGAAAATGTCCTCAGAAGATATATCAGTAAGTCTAGTTTGTTGTGGCTTTTAGAGatactaataaaatgtaaatatggcaTGACGCACAATAGACTCTTGTATAACTTTAAACAGGATGAACTTTGCAGAACTCACTGGCCCTTTAATAACTTTAATGATGTAATAGTACCTCTTTAAGGACCGTGCGTTAAAGATTCATGATGCATGATTACATCCTATGCGttgtcaaaaaaatattaaaactaaaaacaaagcAGCCCAGTGACTTCATCATGACACCACTGGGGGGATACCTTTTTAGTTGCAAGAGATCCAAGCAGTCTACAAAGACCCCAGTGGGATATTTACTCTTTGCACAGATCGGTGGACAGAgatgtgtaaatgtttcttGTGGTTTCATTGTATCTAAATCGGTTGCCCGAATACTTTTCTTGCAGAGGAGTATGTGACTTGTCACACCTGTCGGTCGCCCGATACCATTCTACAAAAGGACACAAGGTTATATTTCCTACAGTGTGAGACCTGCCACTCGCGCTGCTCCGTGGCCAGCATCAAAACTGGTTTCCAGGCCGTCACAGGCAAGAGAGCACAGCTCCGCGCCAAAGCCAACTAACTGGCGCGTCCACGCGGTCAGATCTTACCAGCCCGTTGCGAGGAGACACTGAGGGCACCCCCTGCCCATTAAGGAGAGGAGCGCCCAAAATTGTAAGGAATGATGTGAGAAGTTGCAAGAAAATCTTTggcttaatttttgtttttttccctgtcGTTTGTGCAAACAGTCGCTAATATCGGACAGCTAAGCCGATCGGTCTCTATAAACAATCCTCTTGCAGAAAGTGTTTTACCAGCTGTCTGAGGGAATGGGGGGATTTAGAATCTGCATTTTTAACCAGACTTCTGTAAAATGCTAAATACATTAAAGTTATTACAACATTCAGACAACATGATTTCCtttgttttacctttttatttatataataatgccTTTGGTTGTGGGCGCAGAGGCCCCTTTTTAAGGTGTaatttatgtatgtaaatataaaaattaaggaATCATTAttaggattttatttttctacctTCATGTCAAATGCTGTCTTTTTAATGTTAGCTTTATTTACGCAGTAATATAAGTTGCCGCAGTCATATTGTCCCTTAAATTTTGGAGCTATAGTGATTCAGAATGCAAAGCCTTCCCAGGTCCTAAAACCTGTCTATCCAGTTGTTGAGCTGTGACTTTTTTTGCAGGCATATTTAGGATGTCTTGTTCATTTTCCCATAATCCACTGGTGAATATTGCATTGTATTCCTTCTGTAAGAGGCACATTTAAAATAGGATAGCTGCTCTTCCATAGAGCACAGCAgtgatatctatatctatatatatatatatatatatatacacatctatatatatctatctatatatatctatctatatatatatctatctatctatatatatatctatatatctatatctatatctatatctatatatatatatatatatatatatctatatatatatatctatatgtctatatgtatatatatctatatatatatagatatatatagagatagagatctctatctctatatctatatctatagatatagatatagatatatatagatatatatctatctatcaatctctatctctctatttatctctatatatctctatctatctctaatTCTCTGttattctatcttctcattctatcttctcattctatcttctcattctatcttctcattctatcttctcattctatcttctcattctatcttctcattctatcttctcattctatcttctcattctatcttctcattctatcttctcattctatcttctcattctatcttctcattctatcttctcattctatcttctcattctatcttctcattctatcttctcattctatcttctcattctatcttctcattctatcttctcattctatcttctcattctatcttctcattctatcttctcattctatcttctcattctatcttctcattctatcttctcattctatcttctcattctatcttctcattctatcttctcattctatcttctcattctatcttctcattctatcttctcattctatcttctcattctatcttctcattctatcttctcattctatcttctcattctatcttctcattctatcttctcattctatcttctcattctatcttctcattctatcttctcattctatcttctcattctatcttctcattctatcttctcattctatcttctcattctatcttctcattctatcttctcattctatcttctcattctatcttctcattctatcttctcattctatcttctcattctatcttctcattctatcttctcattctatcttctcattctatcttctcattctatcttctcattctatcttctcattctatcttctcattctatcttctcattctatcttctcattctatcttctcattctatcttctcattctatcttctcattctatcttctcattctatcttctcattctatcttctcattctatcttctcattctatcttctcattctatcttctcattctatcttctcattctatcttctcattctatcttctcattctatcttctcattctatcttctcattctatcttctcattctatcttctcattctatcttctcattctatcttctcattctatcttctcattctatcttctcattctatcttctcattctatcttctcattctatcttctcattctatcttctcattctatcttctcattctatcttctcattctatcttctcattctatcttctcattctatcttctcattctatcttctcattctatcttctcattctatcttctcattctatcttctcattctatcttctcattctatcttctcattctatcttctcattctatcttctcattctatcttctcattctatcttctcattctatcttctcattctatcttctcattctatcttctcattctatcttctcattctatcttctcattctatcttctcattctatcttctcattctatcttctcattctatcttctcattctatcttctcattctatcttctcattctatcttctcattctatcttctcattctatcttctcattctatcttctcattctatcttctcattctatcttctcattctatcttctcattctatcttctcattctatcttctcattctatcttctcattctatcttctcattctatcttctcattctatcttctcattctatcttctcattctatcttctcattctatcttctcattctatcttctcattctatcttctcattctatcttctcattctatcttctcattctatcttctcattctatcttctcattctatcttctcattctatcttctcattctatcttctcattctatcttctcattctatcttctcattctatcttctcattctatcttctcattctatcttctcattctatcttctcattctatcttctcattctatcttctcattctatcttctcattctatcttctcattctatcttctcattctatcttctcattctatcttctcattctatcttctcattctatcttctcattctatcttctcattctatcttctcattctatcttctcattctatcttctcattctatcttctcattctatcttctcattctatcttctcattctatcttctcattctatcttctcattctatcttctcattctatcttctcattctatcttctcattctatcttctcattctatcttctcattctatcttctcattctatcttctcattctatcttctcattctatcttctcattctatcttctcattctatcttctcattctatcttctcattctatcttctcattctatcttctcattctatcttctcattctatcttctcattctatcttctcattctatcttctcattctatcttctcattctatcttctcattctatcttctcattctatcttctcattctatcttctcattctatcttctcattctatcttctcattctatcttctcattctatcttctcattctatcttctcattctatcttctcattctatcttctcattctatcttctcattctatcttctcattctatcttctcattctatcttctcattctatcttctcattctatcttctcattctatcttctcattctatcttctcattctatcttctcattctatcttctcattctatcttctcattctatcttctcattctatcttctcattctatcttctcattctatcttctcattctatcttctcattctatcttctcattctatcttctcattctatcttctcattctatcttctcattctatcttctcattctatcttctcattctatcttctcattctatcttctcattctatcttctcattctatcttctcattctatcttctcattctatcttctcattctatcttctcattctatcttctcattctatcttctcattctatcttctcattctatcttctcattctatcttctcattctatcttctcattctatcttctcattctatcttctcattctatcttctcattctatcttctcattctatcttctcattctatcttctcattctatcttctcattctatcttctcattctatcttctcattctatcttctcattctatcttctcattctatcttctcattctatcttctcattctatcttctcattctatcttctcattctatcttctcattcattctatcttctcattctatcttctcattctatcttctcattctatcttctcattctatcttctcattctatcttctcattctatcttctcattctatcttctcattctatcttctcattctatcttctcattctatcttctcattctatcttctcattctatcttctcattctatcttctcattctatcttctcattctatcttctcattctatcttctcattctatcttctcattctatcttctcattctatcttctcattctatcttctcattctatcttctcattctatcttctcattctatcttctcatctatcttctcattctatcttctcattctatcttctcattctatcttctcattctatcttctcattctatcttctcattctatcttctcattctatcttctcattctatcttctcattctatcttctcattctatcttctcattctatcttctcattctatcttctcattctatcttctcattctatcttctcattctatcttctcattctatcttctcattctatcttctcattctatcttctcattctatcttctcattctatcttctcattctatcttctcattctatcttctcattctatcttctcattctatcttctcattctatcttctcattctatcttctcattctatcttctcattctatcttctcattctatcttctcattctatcttctcattctatcttctcattctat from Spea bombifrons isolate aSpeBom1 chromosome 13, aSpeBom1.2.pri, whole genome shotgun sequence encodes:
- the EIF2S2 gene encoding eukaryotic translation initiation factor 2 subunit 2, with product MSGDEMIFDPTMSRKKKKKKKPFMLDEEGGEPQTEETQVPETKEVEPEPQEDRDVEADDEAYRKKDAPDDLDDLNFLNQKKKKKKTKKFDLDEAEEAVKNLKIETEVQEATESQEDDLDIMLGKKKKKKNVKFPEEDDMLDKDEAFEEEDNKKDDGISFSSQLGPAWAGTERDYTYDELLNRVFNIMREKNPDMVAGEKRKFVMKPPQVVRVGTKKTSFVNFTDICKLLHRQPKHLLAFLLAELGTSGSIDGNNQLVIKGRFQQKQIENVLRRYIKEYVTCHTCRSPDTILQKDTRLYFLQCETCHSRCSVASIKTGFQAVTGKRAQLRAKAN